The Phaeacidiphilus oryzae TH49 region CCAGCTTGCCGAAGGTGGGGTCGGTGACCGAGCCGACGATCACCTCCTGCGCCTCGTCCAGCGCCAACTGCCGCTGGATCTGCACCCCTTCGATCCGCGCGCCGGAGCGGTAGGCGGCCGCGTTGGCGGTGATCCGGCCGAAGGCCTCGCGGACGGCGGCCGCGTCGGCGAGTCCGGTGAGGACGCCGCCGGCCTCGGTCTTGTGGAGGATGTCCGGGGAGACGATCTTCGCCACCACCGGGAAGCCGATCTTCTCGGCGAGCCGGACCGCCTGGTCGGCGTCCTTGGCGAGCCCCTCGTCCGGGGTGTCGATGCCGTAGGCGCGGCAGACCGCGCGGCCCTCGGGGGCGGTCAGCGAGTCCCGGCCCTGGGCCTTCGCCCGGTCCAGGACCCGGCGTACGGCTTCCTTGTCTGCACCCAGCACTCAGATCACTCCCTCGGCCCGCAGAGCGGCCAGTTCCTGCTCGTCGACGCCGAGTTCGGCGTACACCTGGTCGTTGTGCTCGCCCAGCAGGGGCGAGGTCCGCACGTCCACCGGGGAGTCGGACAGCCGCAGCGGGCAGCCGACGGTGCGGAAGGTGCCGCGCTCGGGGTGGTCGACCTCGACCACGGCTCCGAGTTCGGCGAGGGTCTCGTCCTCGATCAGCTCGCGGGTGGACATGATCGGGCCGCACGGGATGTCGTGGGCGTTGAGCGCCTCCATCACCTCGCGCTTGGAGTGGTGCTCGGTCCACTCCTCGACCATCGCGAACATCTTGTCCAGCTTGGGCAGCCGGGCCTGCGGGGTCGCCCACTCCGGGTCCTCGACCAGCTCGGGACGGCCGATCAGGCGGGCCAGCGGGGCCCAGCCCTGGGGTTGGACGATCACGTAGATGTAGTCGTTCGGGCCGCCGGGGGCGCAGCGCACCGCCCAGCCGGGCTGGCCGCCGCCGGAGGCGTTGCCGGAGCGGGGCACCTCGTCGCCGAAGGACTCGTTGGGGTACTCGCCGAGCGGGCCGTGGGCGAGCCGCTGCTGGTCGCGGAGCTTGACCCGGCAGAGGTTCAGCACCGCCTCCTGCATGGCGACCTGGACCCGCTGGCCCTTTCCGGTCTGCTCGCGCTGGAGCAGTGCGGCGAGGATGCCGGCCACCAGGTGGATGCCGGTGCCGGAGTCGCCGATCTGGGCGCCGGTCGCGGTCGGCGGGCCGTCCTCGAAGCCGGTGGTGGCCATCGAGCCGCCCATCGCCTGGGCGATCACCTCGTACGCCTTGAAGTGGGCGTATTTCCCCGGGCCGAAGCCCTTGATGGAGGCGTAGACCAGCCGGGGGTTGAGGGCGTGGAGGGTCTCCCAGTCGAAGCCGAAGCGGTCGACGACGCCCGGGCCGAAGTTCTCCACCAGCACG contains the following coding sequences:
- the frc gene encoding formyl-CoA transferase yields the protein MTETTAETAATAGAGGGSSAGKALAGVRVLDMTHVQSGPSATQLLAWLGADVVKLEAPGRGDVTRGQLRDLPDVDSLYFTMLNCNKRSITLNMKSEKGKELFRELVRRSDVLVENFGPGVVDRFGFDWETLHALNPRLVYASIKGFGPGKYAHFKAYEVIAQAMGGSMATTGFEDGPPTATGAQIGDSGTGIHLVAGILAALLQREQTGKGQRVQVAMQEAVLNLCRVKLRDQQRLAHGPLGEYPNESFGDEVPRSGNASGGGQPGWAVRCAPGGPNDYIYVIVQPQGWAPLARLIGRPELVEDPEWATPQARLPKLDKMFAMVEEWTEHHSKREVMEALNAHDIPCGPIMSTRELIEDETLAELGAVVEVDHPERGTFRTVGCPLRLSDSPVDVRTSPLLGEHNDQVYAELGVDEQELAALRAEGVI